From the Lolium rigidum isolate FL_2022 chromosome 2, APGP_CSIRO_Lrig_0.1, whole genome shotgun sequence genome, one window contains:
- the LOC124689069 gene encoding 12-oxophytodienoate reductase 2-like, whose amino-acid sequence MKTTIPLLTPYKMGLFDLSHRVVLAPLTRQRAYGGVPQPHAAVYYAQRASPGGFLISEGTRIAAGSPAAAAREEQEPSSSFNDVPGIWAQEHVEAWRPVVDAVHAKGAVFFCQLWHVACDVVRQRPQQVSPQMSFDGRREELSSPRRVAAEDAPGVVDGFRRAARNAIDAGFDGVEILGANGYFVDNEGQGVNSLESRCRFALEVVDAVAREVGGHHVGVRLDQFDATADEHALALHVVSRLSDRGVLYCHMIEPRVDGRRRVSRRLLPFREAFGGTFIASGGYGREEGDAAVGEGYADLVAYGRLFLANPDLPRRFELGAPLNECDAATFYGAGAGAADHTVGYTDYPFLD is encoded by the coding sequence ATGAAGACCACAATCCCTCTTCTGACGCCGTACAAGATGGGCCTGTTTGACCTGTCGCACAGGGTCGTGCTGGCGCCGCTCACGCGGCAGCGCGCCTACGGCGGTGTCCCGCAGCCGCACGCCGCCGTCTACTACGCCCAGCGCGCAAGTCCCGGCGGGTTCCTCATCTCGGAGGGAACCCGGATCGCCGCTGGCTCGCCtgctgcggcggcgcgggaggagcAGGAACCGTCTTCTTCCTTCAACGACGTGCCCGGCATCTGGGCGCAGGAGCACGTGGAGGCGTGGAGGCCCGTGGTGGACGCCGTGCATGCCAAGGGCGCCGTCTTCTTCTGCCAGCTCTGGCACGTAGCGTGCGACGTCGTCCGGCAAAGGCCGCAGCAGGTGAGCCCGCAGATGAGCTTCGACGGCCGCCGCGAGGAGCTTTCGTCGCCGAGAAGGGTTGCCGCGGAGGACGCGCCAGGCGTCGTGGATGGGTTCCGACGAGCCGCCCGGAACGCCATCGACGCTGGCTTCGACGGTGTCGAGATCCTCGGCGCCAACGGCTACTTCGTAGACAACGAAGGCCAAGGAGTCAACAGCCTGGAGAGCCGGTGCCGGTTCGCGCTGGAGGTGGTGGATGCCGTGGCGCGGGAGGTGGGCGGCCACCACGTGGGCGTGCGGCTGGACCAGTTTGACGCCACCGCCGACGAGCACGCGCTGGCGCTCCACGTGGTGAGCCGGCTCAGCGACCGCGGCGTGCTCTACTGCCACATGATCGAGCCGAGGGTGGACGGGCGCCGGCGCGTGTCCCGGCGGCTGCTGCCCTTCAGGGAGGCGTTCGGGGGCACGTTCATCGCCAGCGGCGGGTACGGGCGGGAGGAGGGCGACGCGGCGGTCGGCGAGGGGTACGCCGACCTGGTGGCCTACGGGCGGCTGTTCCTGGCGAACCCGGACCTGCCGAGGCGGTTCGAGCTGGGCGCGCCGCTCAACGAGTGCGACGCGGCCACCTTctatggcgccggcgccggtgccgCCGATCATACCGTCGGGTACACTGATTACCCGTTCTTGGACTGA